The Plasmodium vivax chromosome 12, whole genome shotgun sequence genomic interval CTTCTAAAAAACGAGGCCACCAAGAAGACCATTTTCGGCGTGAATGAAGACGATCTGGGTAACTACGAAACGGCTTCACTACCCTGGGAAAGACAACGATGGTGGCGGGGAAGCAGCACAAGCTCAGGGCAAGCTACCCAACGATGCCGAAAATAGGGGGCACTAACCAAGGAAGGATCTCCGACTGATCCGTCCACGAGCAGCTCGTGAGGAGCGGGGGGGTGGAACATCACAAGCGCCCACAGTTAATGGGAAGCGGTTAGTGGGGCATAGGAAGCAGATAATGTGTCGGGAACGCCCGTCGCGCCAAATCCAGATGCAGCAAAACGAGCGATAAAAAACAACGGGGACGCGGTAAACCGCACAGGAAGCTTCCCATCAAAGTGAGAGTGCTGTCAATCCGAATGTGAGCTATCTGGAGAAGCTCTACGACGAAGTCCTTAACACCACGGAGGGAAATAATCGAATGCATGTCCCCCCATTCCACAGGAAATAAACCGATCTGAGGAAAAGGTACAAATTTAGGATGATCGAGCGGGGGTGCCAGGTGGGGAAAAGTCTATTTGACGCCTTCTTCGAGGGGAATTCCAATGAGTGTTGCCCCAGTgagtttttcaaaaaagtgtTGAATGACGCGGGTTTACAAAAAGAGTTTTACAGCTTTGTCAAGCTTT includes:
- a CDS encoding merozoite surface protein 7 (MSP7) (encoded by transcript PVX_082690A): MIERGCQVGKSLFDAFFEGNSNECCPSEFFKKVLNDAGLQKEFYSFVKLYNYLMGERVENENLHDELLKNVSILLNRIEIKLASWTAILANAPF